The proteins below are encoded in one region of Sulfolobus islandicus Y.N.15.51:
- a CDS encoding inositol-3-phosphate synthase, with translation MVKIALIGVGNVASALVQAIELAKNGKEIYGILDLPIKPYDIDVVAAFDIDKRKVNRKLREAIFIKPNVVDKYVDVRSDVIVMRGPTLDGRVGVLSNIIEESEEKPVNVVDILKKEKVDVVLNLLPTGAVNASSFYAKASLEAGSSLINSTPSPTAKEFKDQFKEKGLVILGDDLLSQIGGTITHAGIIEFLKNRGVRVLKSYQIDIAGSTEALVTLEDWRKDLKKSIKSSLISSYANGAEVVAGTSDYVEFLKDRRVSYMVIEGLYGIGIPVRIDISLKTYDSFNAVAPLMDLIRIAKLLTQHGYSGAVKEVCYYYFKDPPEKAKSIMDAKKSLDSLLNKLLG, from the coding sequence TTGGTTAAGATTGCGTTAATTGGAGTAGGTAATGTGGCCTCTGCATTAGTACAAGCTATAGAACTAGCTAAAAACGGCAAGGAAATATATGGAATATTGGATCTTCCCATAAAGCCATATGACATAGATGTAGTAGCTGCTTTTGATATCGATAAGAGGAAGGTAAATAGGAAGCTTAGGGAGGCAATATTTATCAAACCAAATGTTGTTGATAAGTATGTGGATGTTAGGAGCGATGTAATTGTAATGAGAGGTCCTACTCTAGATGGAAGAGTTGGGGTTCTTTCGAACATTATTGAAGAATCTGAAGAGAAACCGGTTAATGTAGTTGATATCTTAAAGAAAGAGAAAGTAGATGTAGTATTAAATCTATTACCTACTGGAGCAGTAAATGCGAGCAGTTTTTATGCTAAGGCTTCATTAGAGGCTGGTTCTTCTCTTATAAATTCCACTCCTTCTCCAACTGCAAAGGAATTTAAAGATCAATTTAAGGAGAAAGGTCTTGTAATCCTAGGGGATGATTTATTAAGTCAAATAGGGGGAACTATCACACACGCTGGAATAATAGAATTTTTAAAAAATAGAGGTGTAAGGGTTTTAAAGTCTTATCAGATAGACATTGCTGGATCTACTGAAGCATTAGTTACGTTAGAAGATTGGAGAAAAGATCTTAAAAAAAGTATAAAGTCATCTCTTATCTCTTCGTACGCCAACGGGGCTGAGGTTGTAGCTGGAACATCTGATTATGTGGAATTTCTAAAAGATAGAAGAGTAAGTTATATGGTAATTGAAGGCTTATATGGAATAGGGATCCCAGTAAGAATTGATATTTCTCTGAAGACATATGATTCTTTTAACGCAGTTGCTCCTTTAATGGATCTAATAAGAATTGCCAAACTCCTAACTCAACACGGTTATAGTGGTGCTGTAAAAGAGGTTTGTTACTATTACTTTAAGGATCCTCCAGAAAAGGCTAAGAGTATTATGGATGCTAAAAAATCATTGGATTCTCTTTTGAATAAGCTTTTAGGATAG
- the thiI gene encoding tRNA uracil 4-sulfurtransferase ThiI, with the protein MLIIIRPSGEIALKSPRSRRNFEHTLANNIRSVIKEGKIWRSQGVLFLEVNDNNKNIEELSKVFGIASFSPVMSIKSYNNNLEDIINKAKEVFAEIVKGKIFSVRAKRIGSHNFTSLDVQRKVGEALYPFSRGVNLENPEVEVFIEIRNDVAYFYYKIIKGPRGLPVGVAGKTVVLFSGGIDSPVATWMMMKRGSIPVILNFNLGGSVHRKFVLEELSVLRKWSGGHKLKLFIVNGTDVLIKLSQIEKRNRVVMLKRVMYKVAERLCDKANAKSITTGESLSQVSSQTMTNLYVTEYGIKYPIFRPLIGFDKEEIVELARKIGTYEYSIKLPEYCAISTKARTSVELDEVLKDEENLNIDYEKVLENSEVIEI; encoded by the coding sequence ATGTTAATCATCATAAGACCATCGGGTGAAATTGCGCTAAAATCTCCCAGATCCAGAAGAAATTTTGAGCACACGCTAGCCAATAATATAAGAAGTGTTATAAAAGAAGGGAAAATATGGAGATCGCAAGGCGTATTATTTTTAGAAGTTAACGATAACAATAAGAACATAGAGGAGCTTAGTAAGGTATTTGGAATAGCCTCCTTTTCACCAGTTATGTCGATTAAATCTTACAATAATAATTTAGAAGATATTATTAACAAAGCTAAGGAAGTCTTTGCTGAAATAGTCAAAGGTAAGATTTTTTCTGTAAGAGCTAAAAGAATAGGTTCTCATAATTTTACCAGTCTAGATGTACAACGGAAAGTTGGTGAAGCTTTATATCCATTTTCCAGAGGAGTTAATCTAGAGAATCCTGAAGTTGAGGTATTCATAGAAATTAGGAATGATGTAGCGTATTTTTATTATAAAATTATTAAGGGCCCTAGGGGGTTGCCTGTTGGAGTAGCTGGAAAGACCGTTGTGTTGTTTTCCGGAGGAATTGATTCGCCCGTAGCCACATGGATGATGATGAAAAGAGGTTCAATTCCCGTTATTTTAAACTTCAATTTAGGAGGAAGTGTACATAGGAAGTTTGTATTGGAAGAATTAAGTGTCCTTAGAAAATGGAGCGGAGGACATAAATTAAAACTATTTATCGTAAATGGCACAGACGTGTTAATTAAATTATCGCAGATTGAGAAAAGAAATCGTGTAGTCATGTTAAAGCGAGTAATGTATAAGGTAGCTGAAAGGTTATGTGATAAGGCAAACGCTAAATCTATAACCACAGGGGAATCTCTGTCACAAGTCTCATCACAAACCATGACTAATTTATACGTAACTGAATACGGGATAAAATATCCAATTTTTAGACCTTTAATTGGATTTGATAAAGAAGAGATTGTCGAACTTGCAAGGAAAATTGGAACCTATGAATATTCAATAAAACTCCCAGAATATTGTGCAATATCAACTAAAGCTAGGACGTCTGTAGAACTTGATGAAGTACTAAAGGATGAGGAGAATCTAAACATTGATTACGAGAAAGTACTTGAAAACTCAGAGGTAATTGAAATATGA
- a CDS encoding DUF434 domain-containing protein → MYFTDVFREAYTDYKYFLNRDYSRKVVLDVIAARYNLSSLERLLLYRCVHSDKEIEIIKGKINNEEREVILDGYNLALTLISAINNEELYLCDDGFFRDLGLGRHKSSEIISDTLMLISEYCEKHRIKCEIILDKQLSNSGEIASRLRKKGIEIRTVNKADKEIIISNKAVYSNDFVILFKSQKISTILNNIFFESGFKILKGPWIVNLEEKL, encoded by the coding sequence ATGTATTTCACAGATGTTTTTAGGGAAGCTTACACAGATTATAAATATTTTTTAAACAGAGATTATTCCAGAAAGGTTGTCCTTGATGTAATAGCTGCTAGATATAACTTATCCAGCTTAGAACGACTCTTACTATATCGTTGCGTACATTCCGATAAGGAAATAGAAATAATTAAAGGAAAAATAAACAATGAAGAAAGAGAAGTTATTCTAGATGGATATAATTTGGCTTTAACACTAATTTCTGCGATAAATAATGAGGAGTTATACCTATGTGATGATGGTTTCTTTAGAGATCTAGGCTTAGGAAGACATAAATCTAGTGAGATAATATCCGATACATTAATGCTAATTTCTGAATATTGCGAGAAACATAGAATAAAATGCGAGATAATACTTGATAAACAGTTGAGTAACAGTGGCGAGATAGCAAGCAGATTAAGGAAAAAAGGTATAGAAATAAGAACTGTTAACAAGGCTGATAAAGAGATAATAATTTCAAATAAAGCTGTTTATAGTAACGATTTCGTAATCTTGTTTAAGTCACAAAAAATTTCCACTATCTTAAACAATATATTTTTCGAAAGCGGATTTAAGATACTTAAGGGACCTTGGATTGTTAATCTTGAAGAAAAACTTTAA
- the alaS gene encoding alanine--tRNA ligase: MKASEEEYRLNFFIKNDFKRKICKSCKTPFWTRDEKKEYCSDIPCTDYYFFDINIKSQPLTVKEAREKFLSFFEKRGHTRISPKPVLARWREDLYLTIASIVDFQPHVTSGLVPPPTNPLVVSQPSIRLEDIDNVGITFGRHLTTFEMAAHHAFNYPDHYVYWKEETTAYATEFFTKELGIPEEELNFKESWWEGGGNAGPCLEVTVGGLELATLVFMQYKITDNGNYTPLKLKIVDTGYGVERIAWITQKTPSAFHAIYGNLVYKFFNKIGVAYIDETLLKVASRFAGKIDPDNPDTIKIHRQMVSKELGIDIKAVEEELDRAAKVFQILDHTKTIMLMLADGLVPSNSGEGYLGRLVIRRALKVLRLLKSDVRLYELVKEQIDFWKEDFPQVLKNKDYILDAVELEQQRFEKILEKVPSIASTLARKSEITTEDLIQVYDSNGIPPDLLEEELKKKSVKFELPRNFYALVAKRHQTSTIKSAYDKVKLPKDMLEYITALQPTEKLYYKDQYMRSFEGKVLGVYKNYLILDKTTFYPEGGGQLGDTGLIIDEKSSKRYEVIDTQKVNDVIVHILKEEPSTIKVGDNVRGEINWERRYRLMRHHTVTHVILAAAKKVLGEHVWQAGAEKTPEKGRLDITHHKTLTEEEVKLIENYANSVISDRRQVKPLEMNRMEAEMKYGVSIYEGGVPNSATIRLLEIKDWDIESCGGTHVSNTSEIGAVKIINVERIQDGVIRLEYVAGPALVDYIRETQAKIVEASKIIGTSPDQLTSRLRRILNEIEEKNNLIIQYRRIIETELLNNLKPYEINGNKIYIIEGLGDEEENKEILRKLTSTDNTIAISISDNRLQIATSKNMRVDKIVEELLKGGGKGGGKGTFANVILNSKKSKEEIIEIVIKSL, translated from the coding sequence ATGAAAGCTAGTGAAGAGGAGTACAGACTGAATTTCTTTATCAAGAATGATTTCAAGCGAAAAATATGCAAATCATGCAAAACACCATTTTGGACTAGGGATGAAAAGAAAGAATATTGTTCAGACATACCTTGTACCGACTACTACTTTTTTGACATAAATATAAAAAGCCAACCCTTGACTGTCAAGGAAGCTAGAGAGAAATTCCTCTCATTCTTCGAAAAGAGAGGACATACACGAATATCTCCTAAACCAGTTTTGGCTAGATGGAGAGAGGACTTATATCTAACAATAGCAAGTATAGTTGATTTCCAGCCACATGTAACTAGTGGCTTAGTTCCCCCACCCACAAATCCACTAGTAGTGTCGCAGCCCTCAATAAGATTAGAGGATATAGATAATGTCGGAATAACCTTTGGAAGACATTTAACTACTTTCGAAATGGCCGCACATCACGCATTCAACTATCCAGACCATTATGTGTATTGGAAGGAGGAAACAACAGCGTATGCTACAGAATTCTTCACAAAAGAGTTAGGAATACCAGAAGAGGAATTGAACTTCAAAGAATCTTGGTGGGAAGGGGGAGGAAATGCTGGACCTTGCTTAGAAGTTACAGTAGGTGGATTAGAGTTAGCTACACTAGTATTTATGCAATACAAGATAACCGATAATGGTAATTATACTCCACTCAAATTGAAAATTGTAGATACCGGATATGGTGTAGAAAGAATTGCGTGGATAACACAAAAGACTCCCTCGGCATTTCACGCAATATATGGTAATTTAGTATATAAATTCTTTAACAAAATAGGCGTAGCTTATATAGATGAGACATTACTAAAAGTAGCATCTAGATTTGCAGGCAAAATAGACCCAGATAATCCGGATACTATAAAAATTCATAGACAAATGGTTAGCAAGGAATTAGGAATTGATATTAAAGCTGTTGAAGAAGAATTGGATAGGGCAGCTAAGGTATTTCAGATCTTAGACCACACGAAGACAATAATGTTGATGCTAGCTGATGGTCTAGTTCCTTCCAACTCTGGTGAAGGATATCTTGGCAGACTCGTTATAAGAAGAGCCTTAAAAGTACTAAGATTACTTAAATCGGATGTAAGACTTTATGAACTAGTAAAAGAACAAATAGACTTCTGGAAGGAAGATTTCCCTCAAGTATTAAAGAACAAAGATTACATATTAGACGCGGTAGAATTAGAACAACAGAGATTTGAAAAGATTTTGGAAAAAGTTCCATCTATAGCCTCAACTTTAGCTAGAAAGAGCGAAATAACAACAGAAGATTTAATACAAGTCTACGATTCTAATGGTATTCCTCCAGATCTACTAGAAGAGGAACTAAAGAAAAAGAGTGTGAAATTTGAACTACCGCGTAACTTTTACGCGTTAGTGGCTAAGAGACATCAAACCTCAACAATCAAAAGTGCATATGACAAAGTTAAATTGCCTAAGGATATGTTAGAATATATCACTGCGTTACAGCCAACTGAAAAATTATACTATAAAGACCAGTATATGAGATCTTTTGAAGGTAAAGTGTTGGGAGTTTATAAAAACTATCTGATTTTAGATAAGACCACATTCTATCCAGAGGGAGGAGGGCAATTAGGTGATACTGGCCTCATAATCGATGAAAAAAGTAGTAAAAGATATGAAGTCATAGATACGCAGAAAGTAAATGATGTGATAGTACATATACTAAAGGAGGAGCCATCAACAATAAAGGTTGGAGATAATGTAAGAGGGGAAATTAATTGGGAAAGAAGATATCGTTTAATGAGACATCATACAGTAACACACGTAATACTTGCAGCTGCTAAAAAAGTATTAGGTGAGCATGTATGGCAAGCTGGAGCTGAAAAGACACCGGAAAAAGGAAGACTAGATATCACTCATCATAAGACTTTAACTGAGGAAGAGGTTAAGCTAATAGAAAACTACGCAAATAGTGTGATATCTGATAGAAGACAAGTTAAACCTTTAGAAATGAACAGAATGGAAGCTGAAATGAAATATGGAGTATCCATATATGAGGGTGGAGTACCTAATTCTGCAACAATCAGATTGTTAGAGATAAAGGACTGGGATATAGAGAGTTGTGGAGGAACTCATGTAAGTAATACTAGTGAGATAGGAGCTGTGAAGATAATCAACGTTGAGAGAATACAAGATGGTGTAATAAGACTTGAATACGTTGCGGGACCAGCATTAGTTGACTATATTAGGGAAACTCAAGCGAAAATCGTTGAAGCTTCGAAAATAATAGGTACTTCTCCAGATCAACTAACCAGTAGATTAAGAAGAATACTTAATGAAATTGAGGAGAAAAATAATTTAATAATCCAATATAGAAGAATAATTGAAACTGAATTACTAAATAATCTAAAGCCTTACGAAATCAACGGTAATAAAATATACATCATAGAGGGATTAGGTGATGAAGAGGAAAACAAGGAGATACTAAGGAAATTAACTTCCACAGATAATACTATTGCAATATCCATCTCAGATAATAGATTACAAATTGCCACATCTAAAAACATGAGAGTAGATAAGATAGTAGAAGAATTACTAAAGGGAGGAGGAAAAGGAGGAGGAAAAGGCACATTTGCAAACGTAATTCTAAATAGTAAAAAGAGTAAAGAAGAAATAATAGAGATAGTGATAAAATCACTATAA
- the rpl12p gene encoding 50S ribosomal protein P1, which produces MEYIYASLLLHSAKKEINEDTLKNILTAAGISVDEVRLKAVVAALKEVNIDEVLKNAASMPVAVAAQPQAAQAQPAAEEKKEEKKEEEKKGPSEEEIASGLASLFG; this is translated from the coding sequence ATGGAGTACATATATGCGAGTCTCCTATTACACTCAGCCAAGAAGGAAATAAATGAAGATACACTAAAGAATATACTAACTGCAGCTGGAATAAGCGTAGATGAGGTAAGATTAAAAGCTGTAGTAGCTGCATTAAAAGAAGTGAACATAGATGAAGTATTAAAGAACGCAGCTTCCATGCCAGTAGCAGTAGCCGCGCAACCACAAGCAGCTCAAGCACAGCCTGCAGCTGAAGAGAAGAAAGAAGAAAAGAAAGAAGAAGAAAAGAAAGGACCAAGCGAAGAAGAAATTGCGAGCGGGTTAGCCTCCCTATTCGGTTAA
- a CDS encoding 50S ribosomal protein L10, translating into MKRLALALKQKKVASWKLEEVKELTELIKNSNTILIGSLEGFPADKLHEIRKKLRGKAIIKVTKNTLFKIAAKNAGISTEKLEQYLTGPNVFIFTKDNPFLTNMFFENYKLRRYAMPGDKAEEEVIIPAGDTGMPAGPILSVFGKLKVQTKVQDGKVHVVKDTVVAKPGDVIPTEALPILQKLGIMPVYVKLKIKVAYHEGLVIPAENLKLNLEGYRSNIAEAYRNAFTLAVEIAYPVPDVLKFTINKIFKNAITLASEIGYLTPESAQAVISKAVAKAYALATAISGKVDLGVKLPSAQQTQTQQSTAEEKKEEKKEEEKKGPSEEEIGSGLASLFG; encoded by the coding sequence GTGAAAAGATTGGCTCTAGCCTTGAAGCAGAAAAAAGTTGCCAGTTGGAAGCTTGAAGAAGTTAAGGAATTAACTGAGCTTATTAAAAATAGTAATACTATACTAATTGGAAGCCTCGAAGGTTTCCCAGCAGACAAATTACACGAAATTAGGAAGAAATTAAGAGGAAAAGCTATAATAAAGGTAACTAAGAACACTTTATTCAAGATAGCTGCTAAAAATGCTGGTATAAGTACAGAAAAACTTGAGCAATATTTAACTGGTCCAAACGTCTTCATATTTACTAAAGATAACCCATTCCTAACTAACATGTTCTTCGAAAATTATAAACTGAGAAGGTACGCCATGCCAGGGGATAAGGCTGAAGAGGAGGTTATAATTCCTGCGGGAGATACTGGAATGCCTGCTGGACCAATATTAAGTGTGTTTGGAAAGTTAAAGGTACAAACGAAGGTACAAGATGGTAAGGTACACGTAGTAAAAGATACCGTAGTAGCAAAACCTGGTGATGTAATTCCGACAGAAGCTTTACCAATTTTACAGAAACTTGGAATAATGCCAGTGTACGTCAAATTAAAAATAAAAGTAGCATATCATGAGGGTTTAGTAATTCCTGCAGAAAATCTAAAACTTAATTTAGAAGGTTATAGGAGTAATATAGCTGAAGCTTATAGGAACGCATTTACTCTTGCAGTAGAGATAGCATATCCAGTTCCTGATGTATTAAAGTTTACAATAAACAAGATATTTAAGAATGCGATTACGTTAGCATCTGAGATAGGATACCTTACACCAGAATCAGCCCAAGCAGTAATATCTAAAGCTGTTGCTAAAGCATATGCATTGGCTACAGCTATAAGTGGAAAAGTAGATTTAGGAGTAAAATTACCTTCAGCACAACAGACCCAAACCCAACAATCAACAGCTGAAGAGAAGAAAGAAGAAAAGAAAGAAGAAGAAAAGAAAGGACCAAGCGAAGAAGAAATTGGAAGTGGACTTGCATCCTTATTTGGATGA
- a CDS encoding 50S ribosomal protein L1: MPIVDRSNIEDSLKLALSPENNPKRNFVQSVEIIVTFKEVDMKKGDLKLREIVVLPKPPEKSKKVLVVPTIQQLEYAKKAEPNTILTKEELQRLQGNKRAIKKLARQNDWFLIAPDSMALVGRILGPALGPRGKFPTPLPNTADISEYILRFKRSTLVKTKDQPQTQAFIGTENQQIADLAENALAVLNVIESKGYAQKIRNIYVKTTMGKVVKVELR; encoded by the coding sequence ATGCCAATCGTTGATAGAAGTAATATTGAAGATTCCCTTAAGCTGGCATTATCTCCCGAAAACAACCCCAAGAGAAATTTTGTCCAGAGCGTAGAGATAATAGTTACATTTAAAGAAGTTGATATGAAAAAGGGGGACCTGAAGCTAAGAGAAATAGTGGTATTACCTAAGCCTCCAGAAAAGTCAAAGAAAGTTTTAGTAGTCCCAACTATTCAGCAGTTAGAGTACGCAAAGAAAGCTGAACCTAATACAATTTTAACCAAAGAAGAATTACAAAGACTACAAGGAAATAAGAGGGCAATTAAAAAATTAGCTCGTCAAAATGATTGGTTTCTAATAGCTCCAGATTCGATGGCTTTGGTAGGTAGAATATTAGGCCCAGCTTTAGGTCCCAGAGGAAAATTCCCAACACCATTACCGAATACTGCAGATATATCAGAGTATATACTGAGATTTAAAAGATCAACTTTAGTTAAGACTAAAGATCAACCCCAAACACAAGCATTCATAGGCACTGAGAACCAACAAATTGCAGATTTAGCTGAAAATGCACTGGCAGTACTAAACGTAATAGAATCTAAAGGATACGCCCAAAAGATAAGGAATATATATGTAAAAACTACTATGGGTAAGGTAGTAAAAGTAGAGTTAAGGTGA
- a CDS encoding 50S ribosomal protein L11 has product MPTKSIKIMVEGGNVKPGPPLAPTLSQLGLNVGEVVKKLNEATSSFKGMSVPVTIEVDSNTKKYEIKVGIPTTTALLLKEAGASEPSGDPAHKKIGNLSLEQVIKIVIMKKPGLTTKSLKAAVKSMLGTAKSIGVTVENKDPKELVKEVEEGKYDDLLAKYENEWNEVKE; this is encoded by the coding sequence ATGCCCACAAAGTCTATAAAAATAATGGTAGAAGGAGGTAATGTTAAGCCAGGTCCACCATTAGCACCAACACTTTCGCAGTTAGGACTAAATGTCGGGGAGGTTGTCAAGAAATTAAATGAGGCTACAAGTAGTTTTAAAGGCATGTCAGTTCCAGTAACAATAGAAGTTGATAGTAATACTAAGAAATACGAAATAAAAGTTGGAATACCTACTACTACTGCATTGCTATTAAAAGAAGCTGGAGCTAGCGAACCATCTGGAGACCCTGCACACAAAAAGATAGGTAATTTATCATTGGAACAAGTAATTAAAATCGTGATTATGAAAAAGCCGGGGTTAACTACGAAATCATTAAAGGCTGCAGTTAAGAGTATGCTAGGTACAGCTAAATCTATTGGAGTAACTGTGGAAAATAAAGACCCTAAAGAACTAGTAAAAGAAGTGGAAGAAGGTAAATATGATGATTTATTAGCAAAATATGAGAATGAATGGAATGAGGTGAAAGAGTAA
- a CDS encoding transcription elongation factor Spt5, protein MEKPNMRNYYAVKVVGGQEINVALMLEERIKTNNIKGIYAIIVPPNLKGYVVLEAEGLHIVKPLIAGIRNARGLAQGLLPRDEVLKIVSKKTIGPTVKPGDVVEVISGPFRGTQAQVVRVEEAKGEVVLNILESAFPLQVTVPLDQIKVSKR, encoded by the coding sequence GTGGAAAAACCGAATATGAGAAATTATTATGCTGTAAAAGTTGTTGGAGGGCAAGAAATAAATGTAGCTTTAATGTTAGAAGAGAGAATAAAAACTAATAATATTAAAGGAATATATGCAATAATTGTTCCACCCAATTTGAAAGGATATGTAGTTCTGGAGGCAGAGGGTTTGCATATAGTTAAACCATTAATTGCTGGGATAAGGAATGCAAGAGGACTTGCACAAGGTTTACTACCTAGAGATGAGGTACTAAAAATTGTATCTAAGAAAACCATAGGTCCAACCGTAAAACCTGGGGATGTAGTAGAAGTAATTTCTGGTCCCTTTAGGGGTACTCAGGCTCAAGTGGTAAGAGTTGAGGAAGCTAAAGGAGAGGTAGTGTTAAATATTTTAGAATCAGCATTTCCATTACAAGTCACAGTTCCTTTAGATCAAATTAAGGTGTCTAAAAGGTGA
- a CDS encoding protein translocase SEC61 complex subunit gamma, protein MSSNKLISWFRRLREDWNRIITVARKPDRNFFSLNLKVTLLVLVVVGVLAYIIQLALTLIGV, encoded by the coding sequence GTGAGTTCAAATAAGCTAATTAGCTGGTTCAGAAGGCTTAGGGAGGACTGGAATAGAATAATTACAGTAGCTAGGAAACCGGATAGGAACTTTTTCTCACTTAACCTTAAAGTTACTTTATTAGTATTAGTCGTAGTAGGTGTATTAGCTTACATAATTCAACTTGCATTGACATTAATTGGGGTGTAA
- the ftsY gene encoding signal recognition particle-docking protein FtsY, which yields MGSNQQQTSNNVTNQSTTSEVKEESKEEEKKSGGSIFDVFRYKEIKEKDIEDFIEELRYQLLESDVSFEVAEKILEDLKENIIGKKVRRSEDLERIVKDSLKKSITEIITKNKPMNVLEEIKKSTKPYIIIFFGINGVGKTTTIAKFAYILKKNGLSCIISASDTFRAAAQEQLEIHARNLEIPLIKGKYGGDPASVAYDTIRAAKSRGIDVVLIDTAGRMHTDTDLVNELKRVVNITRPNLKILVLDSLGGNDALEQAKYFENNVGFDLVILTKVDADVKGGVILSLAYELNKPVGYLGVGQTYDDLIPFNAEWFIQRLFS from the coding sequence ATTGGTAGTAATCAACAGCAAACTAGTAATAACGTAACGAATCAATCAACAACCAGTGAAGTAAAGGAAGAAAGTAAAGAAGAGGAGAAGAAGAGTGGCGGAAGTATTTTTGATGTTTTCAGATACAAAGAAATCAAAGAGAAAGATATTGAGGATTTCATAGAGGAATTAAGATATCAGCTACTTGAAAGTGATGTTTCTTTTGAAGTTGCCGAGAAAATTCTTGAAGATCTGAAAGAAAACATAATCGGTAAAAAGGTAAGGCGAAGTGAAGATCTTGAAAGAATAGTAAAAGATTCTTTAAAAAAATCCATCACCGAAATAATAACAAAAAATAAACCAATGAATGTATTAGAAGAAATAAAGAAATCAACGAAACCTTATATAATAATATTTTTCGGAATAAATGGAGTAGGTAAAACTACAACTATTGCTAAGTTTGCATATATACTTAAAAAAAATGGTTTATCGTGTATTATCTCAGCTTCAGATACGTTTAGAGCTGCAGCACAAGAACAATTGGAAATCCATGCAAGAAACTTGGAGATACCTTTAATCAAAGGCAAATATGGAGGAGACCCTGCCTCAGTTGCTTATGACACAATAAGGGCAGCTAAAAGCAGAGGAATAGATGTTGTATTAATTGATACTGCAGGAAGAATGCACACAGATACTGATTTAGTAAATGAACTAAAGAGAGTTGTTAATATCACCAGACCAAATCTGAAAATATTAGTTTTAGACTCTCTAGGTGGAAACGACGCATTGGAACAAGCTAAATATTTTGAAAATAATGTTGGATTCGATCTAGTAATATTGACTAAAGTTGATGCAGATGTAAAAGGTGGTGTAATATTATCGTTAGCGTATGAATTGAATAAGCCTGTTGGATATTTAGGAGTGGGTCAAACTTATGATGATCTAATTCCGTTTAATGCCGAGTGGTTCATTCAAAGACTATTCAGTTAA
- the pfdA gene encoding prefoldin subunit alpha, whose amino-acid sequence MSQGQGGITLDDLIAQADYLKRYIDSLQRTQLELLESINSIDSAKQAIETIKSGNKEMLVFIDRKGYLLAKVGGVVGDKVTVHLGLSYYAEVDLDSAIKILDKRKDEISKAAQNLNNELQKAASTYNQIVDILNQIQQAAARRQQGE is encoded by the coding sequence ATGAGTCAAGGACAAGGAGGTATAACGTTAGACGATTTAATAGCGCAAGCAGATTACTTAAAAAGGTACATAGATTCATTACAGAGAACTCAATTAGAATTACTAGAGTCAATAAATTCAATAGATTCTGCAAAACAAGCCATAGAGACGATAAAGAGTGGAAATAAAGAAATGTTAGTCTTCATAGATAGGAAAGGATATCTTTTAGCCAAAGTAGGGGGTGTAGTAGGGGATAAGGTAACTGTCCATTTAGGTTTATCTTACTACGCGGAAGTAGATCTAGATTCAGCTATAAAAATTCTTGATAAAAGAAAAGATGAGATAAGTAAAGCAGCACAAAATCTAAATAATGAACTTCAAAAAGCTGCTAGTACATACAATCAGATAGTTGACATACTAAATCAAATACAGCAAGCTGCCGCTAGGAGACAACAAGGTGAATAA
- the rpl18a gene encoding 50S ribosomal protein L18Ae, which translates to MSEIKFYLVKGSALFGESHYPEKRKFVKIVRALNEKQAIEYIYSYFGSKNKIKRYNIKIEQISEIKEEEIPDRRIRELAKIDKIIM; encoded by the coding sequence ATGAGTGAAATAAAGTTTTACCTTGTCAAAGGATCTGCCCTATTTGGAGAGTCCCACTATCCAGAGAAGAGAAAATTTGTAAAAATAGTTAGAGCACTGAATGAAAAACAAGCAATTGAGTATATTTATTCGTATTTTGGTAGTAAAAATAAGATAAAACGATATAACATAAAGATAGAGCAAATAAGTGAAATAAAAGAAGAAGAAATTCCAGATAGAAGGATAAGAGAATTAGCAAAGATTGATAAAATTATAATGTGA